CCTACGGCGGGCAGTTGTCGGCAGGCCGGATGCACGGATACTGGCTGCTGCACGAGGCCTGCGCGCAGCTGCGCGGGCAGGCCGGTGACCGCCAGCTGGCGCGGCAGCCCGAGGTCGCGGTGGCCGCGGCCGGCGGCGGCCCGATCGCGGGCTGCCTACTGCTGACGCGCTGACTGCGGGTTCGGTCTGCGCAGCGCGCCCCACGCGCCCACGCCGATCCCGATGACCGCGCCGCCGAGACCGATGACGCGCTGCGAGCGCTTCATCTCGTGGTGCACGCCGATCCCGCCCAGCAGGTCGGCGGCGTCGGCGCCGCCGGAAGCCAGGAACCATCCGCGGGTGTCGCGGCCGCGCAGCGCCGCCGACAGCAGCAGCCCGCCGATCAGCGCATCGCGATACCCCATGGACCGCAGCAGCAATCGCGTTGTCGCAGCGGGCTCGTCGGGGTCACCCCAGAGCCGGTTGGCGCGCAGCGGGTCGATCAGGAACGAGACGCCCGAGGCGAAGCGGATACTGCCCGCGACGAGCGCGGCGCGGTCGAGTGCCATGGCCGCAGCCTAAGCGATAGGTTGCCCCGCATGGACGACGATCCTCTGTACTCTACGGGCTCCGCGGCGATGATCCTGGCGATGGCCGCGCTCAAACACGCCGGCGGCACACCGGCCGGTGAGGCGTTCACCGCGGCGCACGAGGAGTGGCGCAACCACGTCCGCGTCCGGCACAAGGATTCGTGGTTGTTCAGCGAGATGCACGAGGCCGTCGCCCGGTTGACGCGCTGACGGGGACTAGCCGACCGCGAACAACTCGAGCTGGATGTTGTCCGGATCGCGGAAGACGACCGTCGCGAACGGGAACGGCTCCTCCCCCGCGCGTACACCGGAATGCGGGATGCCGAGTTCGTCGAGCCGCCGCGTCCACTGGTCGAGTTCGTCGCGCGACGCGACGTTGAGCGCCACATGGTCGAGACCCGTTCGTGCCTCGTCGAACCGCTGGCCGTCGTTGCCGGTGTTGGTGTGCAGTCCGATCACCACCCCGGAGCGCGGTTCGATGAGCAGTTCGCCGTAGCCGGTGTCCTCGCAGTCGTAGTGCGGGAATTTCATCGGCACCCGCTGTGCACCGAGCAGCCGCTCGTACCACGCCAGACTCGCTTCGAGATCGGTCACGGTGATCGAGAAGTGGTGAATTCCGGTGATGGCCGGTTCGGTCATCGCGCCTCCTGTTGCGCTAGACCTCGGCGACGAGCCCGAGGTCCCGGTAGATCTTCGGACGTTCGGCGTGCGCGTCGGGCAGGAACGGGAAGATCGTCCAGTCGTGGACCTGGCCGTTGCGCAGTTCGAAGGTGAAGTCGGCGCCCGGTGTGGCGCTCGCCTTCTGCTGCAACACAAGCACATCCGGTGTCCGCAGGTCCAGTGAGCCGGCGTAGACCGTGGTCGGCGGCAGACCCGCCAGCGACCCGTAGATCGGGCTGGAGAGCGGGTGCTGGGTGCCGTCCGGGTCCCCCGGTGTCTCCAGGCCGCGCGACCACCACAGCCCGTTGCGCTTCGAACTGGCCGCGCTGAGCAACGGATCGTCGACGTCGGCGATGGCCGGGTTGGTCATGCTCGAGTCCAGCGCGGGCGAGAGCAGCACGAGGCGTCCGGGCAGCGTGGCGGCCAGGCAGGCCTGATCACCGTCGCAGCGGCGCACGAGTTCCTGCGCGGCGGCCAGCGCGATCGAACCGCCCGCCGAATCGCCCAGCACGCTGACGTTGTCGCGGCCGTGAGTGTCCACCTGGGCGGCGATGAAGTCGGCCACGGTCGGCACGACCGTCTTGGCGGTGCCGCCGGTGCCCTGCGCGTTGGCGAGCGGGTACAGCGGCACCACCACCGTCGCACCGGTGTCGCGGGCTAGATCGGCGTAGGTCCACCAGTGGAACAGGCTGGCGGTGGAGATGAACGCGCCGCCGTGCATGGCGACCACCACCTTCTCGGTGGGTTCCGGCGGCGCCAGCGTCCACACCTTCCAGCCCTGGTACTCCGAGCTGCTCACCTTCAGCCCGAACGTCACGAAGAACGGCGGCACACCGTCGGTGAAGAACGGGATCCGCGCGCTGGTGCCGTTCAGTTCGATGCCGAACAGGTTGAGCACCGGCTTGATGAGCCGCAGTCCCGCGACGAAGATCTGCGTCACCAGCGACGGCCGGCCGGTGAACACCGGTTCCGCGTCGGTCACCTCGGCGGCGGCCATCGGCGTGCTGACCGATTCGACGACCGGCGCGTTCGACAACAGGGCGCTGTCGACTTCGCGGCGGGCAAATGCCATGAGCGTCAACGGGATCGGTGGCGGCGGAGCGGGTTGGGCGGGCCCGTCGGCCAGGGGCGCCAGCACCGTCGTCAGCACCGCTGAGAGCAGCGTGGCCGTCGTGCTCACCGGGGCCGGGTCGGGCTCGCGGTCCGGCGCGACGGTGACGACGGTCTCGGCCGGCGGCGCCTCAACCGGTTGCGGCGCAACGGGTTCGGTGACTTCGACGAGATCGGGCTCGGGCGGCGTCGCCGGCTCGACCGGGTCGGCCACCTGAGCGGTGGGTGCCGCCGGCTCGGGTTCGGTGACGACGCGGTCCTTGTCGCGCTTGACGGTCCCGGCGCTCTCCGGCGCCGGTTCTGGTTCTGGTTCTGGTTCTTGCGGGTCGTCGTCGCGGTGGTGCGCGCCGCCGGTCGAGACGACGACGCCGACGGGGGCGGACCGGACGTCGTCGCTCTCCGGCTCGGCCGGCTCCGACGGTTCGGCAGGCTCAGCGGACGGTGACTGCTCGGACTCCTGCTCGGCGGGCGCGCTGGCGGGCGTGTCGGGTCCGCTGTCCTCGGTTTGCGCCCAGGCGACGCCGCCGCCACTGAACGCGGCGGCTCCGACACCCAACGCGACGGCCAGACCGCCGATCCGACCGATGTACGTGACAGCTCTGTCCATGCCGACGGTCATATCAGATTGTTTGCCAGAAACCCGTCGGATTGCGCGGATTGCGGTCAGCGGCCGTGGCCGGCGAAGAACTGTCCGGTGGCCTGCGAGGCGTCGAACGGGCTCAGGAAGCCACCCGGCCACACGTGGCCGCCACCGTCGATCTGGACGAACACCACCTCGGTTCCGCCGGCGCAGCCGGCCGCCGCGATCCGGCGCACCGGGCCGTTGACCTCTTCGACGGGCGGCGGGCACCCGTTGACCTCGCGCCACCGCTGCGCCATCGCCGCCGGCGCGACGATGTCGCTGGGGCCGCCGCGCCCGAACATCCGGCCGCCGCCGATCGGCACGACCGGGTCGGCGGTGCCGTTCACCTGCAGGACCGAGACCGCCTGCGCCGGTGCGCACGGCAGCCCCGCGGTGAACGACGCGGCGACCGGGGCGATGGCGGCGAAGACGTCGGCACGCTGACAGCCGAGCCGCGACGCCATGAACCCGCCCGCCGACGTGCCGGTGGCGAAGATCCGGCCGGGATTGATGTCGTAGTCCTGCCGCAGGCGATCCACGAGCGCGACGATGAAGCCGACGTCGTCGACACCCTGACGGTCCGGCACCGACGCGCCCCGCCCGTCGGCCCAACTCATGTCCACGCCGTCGGGGTAGGCGACGACGAACCGGTGCTGATCGGCGATCGCGTCGTAATTCGTCGCCTCGGCCTGGGCGAACCCTGTCATGCCCGCGCCGTGCAGGTTGACGACGAGACCGGCCGGTTCCTCCGGTCCCGGCGGGGTGTGCACCTGATAGGTGCGGTTGAGGCCGCCGACGGTCAACGCGCCCGCCGCGTCCCCTCCGGGGAAGGCCGCCACCGGAGGACTGGGAAAGCCGAGGAGTAGACCGGCCAGCACGGCCGCCCCCCGAAGGATCGCGCTCACATCGCGACTCTAGAAGCCCGCGCCGCGGATTTCGCCACATCGCCGACATGCGTTTGGCCGTCCCGGCGCCGGGTATCACGAGCGGACTCCGGACCTGATTTCCCGTTCGACGATTGGACCGCTTTGATCACCTCGCAGATGACGTCCAACCCGGCCGTGGCTCGCCTGCACCAGTGGCCCGTGCCGGTGAGCATGACGCTCACCGGGACCCTGCGCTTCGTCGCGGACC
The window above is part of the Mycolicibacterium rutilum genome. Proteins encoded here:
- a CDS encoding DUF4267 domain-containing protein; protein product: MALDRAALVAGSIRFASGVSFLIDPLRANRLWGDPDEPAATTRLLLRSMGYRDALIGGLLLSAALRGRDTRGWFLASGGADAADLLGGIGVHHEMKRSQRVIGLGGAVIGIGVGAWGALRRPNPQSARQQ
- a CDS encoding VOC family protein → MTEPAITGIHHFSITVTDLEASLAWYERLLGAQRVPMKFPHYDCEDTGYGELLIEPRSGVVIGLHTNTGNDGQRFDEARTGLDHVALNVASRDELDQWTRRLDELGIPHSGVRAGEEPFPFATVVFRDPDNIQLELFAVG
- a CDS encoding alpha/beta hydrolase; protein product: MDRAVTYIGRIGGLAVALGVGAAAFSGGGVAWAQTEDSGPDTPASAPAEQESEQSPSAEPAEPSEPAEPESDDVRSAPVGVVVSTGGAHHRDDDPQEPEPEPEPAPESAGTVKRDKDRVVTEPEPAAPTAQVADPVEPATPPEPDLVEVTEPVAPQPVEAPPAETVVTVAPDREPDPAPVSTTATLLSAVLTTVLAPLADGPAQPAPPPPIPLTLMAFARREVDSALLSNAPVVESVSTPMAAAEVTDAEPVFTGRPSLVTQIFVAGLRLIKPVLNLFGIELNGTSARIPFFTDGVPPFFVTFGLKVSSSEYQGWKVWTLAPPEPTEKVVVAMHGGAFISTASLFHWWTYADLARDTGATVVVPLYPLANAQGTGGTAKTVVPTVADFIAAQVDTHGRDNVSVLGDSAGGSIALAAAQELVRRCDGDQACLAATLPGRLVLLSPALDSSMTNPAIADVDDPLLSAASSKRNGLWWSRGLETPGDPDGTQHPLSSPIYGSLAGLPPTTVYAGSLDLRTPDVLVLQQKASATPGADFTFELRNGQVHDWTIFPFLPDAHAERPKIYRDLGLVAEV
- a CDS encoding alpha/beta hydrolase family esterase, with amino-acid sequence MSAILRGAAVLAGLLLGFPSPPVAAFPGGDAAGALTVGGLNRTYQVHTPPGPEEPAGLVVNLHGAGMTGFAQAEATNYDAIADQHRFVVAYPDGVDMSWADGRGASVPDRQGVDDVGFIVALVDRLRQDYDINPGRIFATGTSAGGFMASRLGCQRADVFAAIAPVAASFTAGLPCAPAQAVSVLQVNGTADPVVPIGGGRMFGRGGPSDIVAPAAMAQRWREVNGCPPPVEEVNGPVRRIAAAGCAGGTEVVFVQIDGGGHVWPGGFLSPFDASQATGQFFAGHGR